A window of Gopherus evgoodei ecotype Sinaloan lineage chromosome 13, rGopEvg1_v1.p, whole genome shotgun sequence contains these coding sequences:
- the SVOP gene encoding synaptic vesicle 2-related protein, giving the protein MEDDLFQLRQLPVVKFRRTGESSRSDEDAISGEHEIQIEGVQTELEAIELEDGAAVPKEFANPTDDTFMVEDAVEAIGFGKFQWKLSVLTGLAWMADAMEMMILSILAPQLHCEWRLPSWQVALLTSVVFVGMMCSSTLWGNISDQYGRKTGLKISVFWTLYYGILSGFAPVYSWILVLRGLVGFGIGGVPQSVTLYAEFLPMKARAKCILLIEVFWAIGTVFEVLLAVFVMPTLGWRWLLILSAVPLLLFAILCFWLPESARYDVLSGNQEKAIATLKRIAAENGAPMPLGKLIISRQEDRGKMRDLFTPQFRWTTLLLWFIWFSNAFSYYGLVLLTTELFQAGDVCSISSRRKAVKAKCSLACEYLTEEDYTDLLWTTLSEFPGVLVTLWIIDRIGRKKTMALSFFVFSFCSLLLFLCVGRNVLTVLLFIARAFISGGFQAAYVYTPEVYPTATRALGLGTCSGMARVGALITPFIAQVMLESSVYLTLVVYSGCCLLAAVASCFLPIETKGRGLQESSHREWGQEMVGRVSHNMGFTRSNSGSQE; this is encoded by the exons ATGGAGGATGATTTATTCCAGCTAAGACAGCTGCC GGTGGTCAAGTTTCGCCGCACAGGGGAAAGTTCCAGGTCAGACGAAGATGCCATTTCAGGAGAGCATGAAATTCAGATTGAAGGTGTTCAGACAGAGCTAGAGGCTATAGAGCTAGAGGATGGAGCTGCAGTGCCAAAGGAATTTGCCAATCCAACTGATG ATACTTTTATGGTGGAAGATGCGGTGGAAGCCATTGGGTTTGGGAAATTCCAGTGGAAGCTCTCTGTTCTTACTGGATTAGCATGG ATGGCAGATGCAATGGAAATGATGATTCTAAGTATCCTAGCTCCTCAGCTTCATTGTGAGTGGCGATTACCAAGCTGGCAAGTTGCATTGCTTACATCG GTGGTGTTTGTGGGAATGATGTGCAGCTCTACGCTCTGGGGAAACATTTCAGACCAATATGGCAGAAAAACT GGGCTAAAGATCAGTGTGTTCTGGACCCTGTACTATGGGATCCTCAGTGGTTTTGCGCCAGTATACAGTTGGATCCTTGTGCTCAGGGGACTGGTGGGCTTTGGGATTGGAGGGGTACCTCAGTC AGTAACCTTATATGCTGAATTCCTTCCAATGAAAGCTCGagcaaaatgcattttattaATAGAG GTCTTTTGGGCCATTGGGACTGTATTTGAAGTCCTCCTTGCAGTGTTTGTGATGCCCACTCTTGGCTGGCGTTGGCTGCTCATTCTTTCTGCTGTTCCACTCTTGCTGTTCGCCATCTTATGTTTT TGGCTGCCAGAAAGTGCAAGATATGATGTATTATCTGGAAACCAAGAAAAGGCTATTGCCACTTTGAAGCGGATAGCAGCAGAAAATGGAGCTCCAATGCCTCTGGGAAAATTAATAATTTCCAGACAG GAGGATCGGGGGAAAATGAGGGACCttttcacaccccagtttagATGGACAACATTGTTGCTTTGGTTTATATG GTTTTCCAATGCCTTTTCTTATTATGGGTTagttttattaactacagagCTCTTTCAAGCAGGGGATGTCTGCAGCA TTTCCAGTAGAAGGAAAGCAGTTAAAGCAAAATGCAGCCTGGCCTGTGAGTATCTCACAGAGGAAGACTACACAGATCTGCTCTGGACCACTTTATCAGAGTTCCCAG GTGTTCTGGTGACCCTCTGGATTATTGATCGGATAGGCCGTAAAAAAACCATGGCGCTTTCCTTTTTTGTCTTCTCGTTTTGTAGTCTTCTGTTATTTCTCTGCGTTGGAAG AAATGTTCTTACTGTGCTGCTCTTCATCGCAAGGGCTTTCATTTCAGGAGGATTTCAGGCTGCTTATGTTTACACTCCTGAG GTTTACCCAACAGCCACTCGTGCTCTGGGCCTAGGAACATGCAGTGGAATGGCCAGAGTGGGAGCCTTAATAACTCCATTTATTGCACAG GTGATGCTGGAATCTTCAGTCTATTTAACTCTGGTGGTTTACAGTGGATGCTGCCTGTTGGCAGCCGTGGCTTCCTGTTTTTTGCCCATTGAAACAAAAGGGCGTGGTCTGCAGGAGTCCAGCCACAGAGAATGGGGACAAGAGATGGTTGGGAGAGTATCCCACAACATGGGATTCACCAGGTCAAATTCTGGATCACAGGAATGA